A single window of Streptomyces cathayae DNA harbors:
- the hypD gene encoding hydrogenase formation protein HypD, translating into MKYIEEFQDPDLAERLLDDIRATVTRPWALMEVCGGQTHTIIRHGIDQLLPEEVELIHGPGCPVCVTPLEVIDKALEIASRPDVIFCSFGDMLRVPGTGRDLFQVRGTGGDVRVVYSPLDALRVAQQNPDRQVVFFGIGFETTAPPNAMTVYQARKLGIRNFSLLVSHVRVPPAIEAIMQSPDCRVQAFLAAGHVCSVMGMDEYPGLAERFGVPIVVTGFEPLDILEGVRRTVRQLERGEHTVDNAYPRAVRPEGNPAARAMLDDVFEVTDRAWRGIGVIPDSGWRLSSRYRDYDAEHRFAVDGITTREPAACRSGEVLQGLLKPHECEAFGTTCTPRSPLGATMVSSEGACAAYYLYRRLELNTPARPAASLEGSPVV; encoded by the coding sequence GTGAAGTACATCGAGGAGTTCCAGGACCCCGACCTCGCCGAACGGCTGCTGGACGACATCCGGGCCACCGTCACCCGCCCGTGGGCGCTGATGGAGGTCTGCGGCGGCCAGACCCACACCATCATCCGGCACGGCATCGACCAGCTCCTCCCCGAGGAGGTCGAGCTGATCCACGGCCCGGGCTGTCCCGTCTGCGTCACCCCGCTGGAGGTGATCGACAAGGCGCTGGAGATCGCCTCCCGCCCCGACGTCATCTTCTGCTCCTTCGGCGACATGCTCCGCGTGCCCGGCACCGGACGCGACCTGTTCCAGGTGCGCGGCACCGGCGGGGACGTCAGGGTCGTCTACTCCCCGCTCGACGCGCTGCGCGTCGCCCAGCAGAACCCGGACCGGCAGGTGGTCTTCTTCGGCATCGGCTTCGAGACGACCGCCCCGCCCAACGCGATGACGGTGTACCAGGCGCGCAAGCTCGGCATCCGCAACTTCAGCCTGCTGGTCTCGCACGTACGGGTGCCGCCGGCGATCGAGGCGATCATGCAGTCGCCGGACTGCCGGGTGCAGGCGTTCCTCGCCGCCGGACACGTGTGCAGCGTCATGGGGATGGACGAGTACCCGGGACTCGCCGAGCGCTTCGGCGTGCCCATCGTCGTCACCGGGTTCGAACCGCTCGACATCCTGGAAGGCGTCCGCCGTACCGTCCGCCAGCTGGAACGCGGTGAGCACACCGTCGACAACGCCTACCCGCGCGCCGTGCGTCCGGAGGGCAACCCGGCGGCCCGGGCCATGCTCGACGACGTCTTCGAGGTCACCGACCGCGCCTGGCGCGGCATCGGCGTCATCCCGGACAGCGGCTGGCGGCTCTCCTCGCGCTACCGCGACTACGACGCCGAGCACCGCTTCGCCGTCGACGGCATCACCACCCGCGAACCGGCCGCCTGCCGCAGCGGCGAAGTGCTGCAAGGGCTGCTCAAGCCGCACGAGTGCGAGGCGTTCGGAACCACCTGCACCCCGCGCTCACCGCTCGGCGCCACCATGGTCTCCAGCGAGGGTGCCTGCGCCGCGTACTACCTCTACCGGCGGCTCGAGCTGAACACCCCGGCGAGGCCGGCCGCGTCCCTGGAGGGCAGCCCCGTTGTCTGA
- a CDS encoding SDR family oxidoreductase, protein MDGRQGRQGRQGRQEPERLHCLVTGASGYIGGRLVPELLEAGHRVRCLARSPDKLRDHPWAGDVETVRGDVTDADSVAAALHGIDVAYYLVHALAGGSGFEETDRRAARVFAEQAHAAGVRRIVYLGGLTPPDMPEGSLSPHLRSRAEVGRIFLDAPVPATVLRAAVVIGSGSASFEMLRYLTERLPVMVTPRWVHTRTQPIGVRDVLHYLVGSATMPADVDRAFDIGGPDVLTYQDMMRRYASVAGLRRRLIVSVPVLTPRLSSLWIGLVTPVPAALARPLTESLRHEVVCREHDIARYVPDAPGRPLPFDEALALALRRVREAQVATRWSSAAVPGAPSDPLPTDPDWAGGSLYQDERQLSVDASPEALWKVIEGIGGDNGWYSFPLAWAVRGWLDRFVGGVGLRRGRRDAERLRAGDSLDFWRVEEIEPGRLLRLRAEMRLPGLAWLEMYAETDAGGRTRYRQRALFHPRGLPGHAYWWSVAPFHAVVFGGMARNITQAAAKGMGARGAESPPAPPTASGPPPSGGASGNSGHRTASRHQE, encoded by the coding sequence ATGGACGGACGGCAAGGACGGCAAGGACGGCAAGGACGACAGGAACCAGAGCGGTTGCACTGTCTGGTCACCGGGGCGTCCGGGTACATCGGCGGACGTCTGGTGCCCGAACTGCTGGAGGCCGGCCATCGCGTCCGTTGCCTGGCCCGTTCCCCGGACAAACTCCGCGACCACCCCTGGGCGGGGGACGTCGAGACGGTGCGGGGCGACGTCACGGACGCGGACTCGGTCGCCGCGGCCCTGCACGGGATCGACGTCGCGTACTACCTGGTGCACGCCCTCGCGGGCGGTTCCGGCTTCGAGGAGACCGACCGCCGTGCGGCCCGTGTCTTCGCCGAGCAGGCGCACGCCGCCGGTGTGCGGCGGATCGTCTACCTGGGCGGGCTCACCCCGCCGGACATGCCCGAAGGATCGCTCTCCCCGCACCTGCGGTCGCGGGCCGAGGTCGGGCGGATCTTCCTCGACGCCCCGGTGCCCGCCACCGTGCTGCGGGCGGCGGTCGTCATCGGCTCGGGGTCGGCCTCCTTCGAGATGCTGCGCTATCTGACCGAGCGGCTGCCGGTGATGGTGACCCCCCGTTGGGTGCACACCCGGACCCAGCCCATCGGGGTGCGGGACGTACTGCACTACCTCGTCGGCTCGGCCACCATGCCGGCCGACGTCGACCGGGCGTTCGACATCGGCGGACCGGACGTCCTCACGTACCAGGACATGATGCGCCGGTACGCCAGCGTCGCCGGGCTGCGGCGGCGGCTCATCGTGTCGGTGCCGGTCCTCACCCCGCGGCTGTCCAGCCTGTGGATCGGCCTGGTCACCCCGGTGCCCGCCGCCCTCGCCCGGCCGCTGACGGAGTCGCTGCGGCACGAGGTGGTCTGCCGGGAGCACGACATCGCCCGGTACGTGCCCGACGCCCCGGGCCGGCCCCTGCCGTTCGATGAGGCGCTGGCGCTGGCCCTGCGGCGGGTGCGGGAGGCACAGGTGGCCACCCGCTGGTCGTCGGCGGCCGTGCCGGGGGCCCCGAGCGATCCGCTGCCCACCGACCCGGACTGGGCCGGCGGCAGCCTCTACCAGGACGAACGGCAGTTGTCGGTCGACGCGTCACCCGAGGCGCTGTGGAAGGTGATCGAGGGCATCGGCGGCGACAACGGCTGGTACTCCTTCCCGCTCGCCTGGGCGGTCAGGGGCTGGCTGGACCGGTTCGTCGGCGGGGTCGGGCTGCGGCGCGGACGGCGTGACGCCGAGCGCCTGCGGGCCGGGGACTCCTTGGACTTCTGGCGGGTGGAGGAGATCGAGCCCGGACGGCTGCTGCGGCTGCGGGCGGAGATGCGACTGCCGGGCCTGGCGTGGCTGGAGATGTACGCCGAGACGGACGCCGGGGGCCGTACCCGCTACCGGCAGCGCGCGCTGTTCCACCCACGCGGTCTGCCGGGCCACGCCTACTGGTGGTCCGTCGCCCCCTTCCACGCCGTCGTCTTCGGCGGCATGGCCCGCAACATCACCCAGGCCGCGGCCAAGGGCATGGGCGCGCGCGGGGCTGAATCCCCGCCGGCCCCGCCGACCGCGTCCGGCCCTCCCCCGTCGGGCGGAGCATCCGGGAACAGCGGCCATCGCACCGCTTCACGACACCAGGAGTGA
- a CDS encoding HypC/HybG/HupF family hydrogenase formation chaperone, translating to MCLAVPGRVLDVEDRDGTRMATVDFGGVVKEVCLEYLPDLKAGEYAIVHVGFALQRLDEESARRTLELFENLGMLQEEFGDPWEQAAAQGAAQQPPHHTTAPEAQQ from the coding sequence ATGTGTCTTGCGGTACCCGGCAGAGTGCTGGACGTCGAGGACCGGGACGGAACCCGGATGGCCACGGTCGACTTCGGAGGAGTCGTCAAAGAGGTGTGCCTGGAGTACCTGCCGGACCTGAAGGCCGGTGAATACGCCATCGTCCACGTCGGGTTCGCGCTCCAGCGGCTCGACGAGGAATCGGCCCGCAGAACCCTGGAGCTGTTCGAGAACCTCGGCATGCTCCAGGAGGAGTTCGGCGACCCCTGGGAACAGGCGGCCGCCCAGGGCGCCGCGCAGCAGCCCCCGCACCACACCACCGCCCCGGAGGCACAGCAGTGA
- a CDS encoding SDR family NAD(P)-dependent oxidoreductase — protein sequence MSHASRAGTADVLFPRTSVAPADAVPGSPAGGAGRPGAALVTGASSGIGAAVARTLSAKGWRLVLTGRDAARLHHVAERAPASVFPADLTRPGAERQLTRFALEYAGRVDLLVAGAGIGWAGEFRAMPPSALEEVVEVDLLATLRLVRELVPHMVEAGSGRVVLIGSVAGMVGVRGEAVYSAAKAALAVFADALRYELRGSGVAVSLVVPGVVDTPFFERRGAPYRRAWPRPVPPERVAGAVWSAVSRRRDEVYVPGWLRLPVRVRGAAPALYRRLATAFD from the coding sequence ATGTCTCACGCTTCTCGTGCCGGCACAGCCGACGTGTTGTTCCCCCGGACGTCCGTCGCCCCGGCCGACGCGGTGCCGGGGTCTCCGGCCGGCGGAGCCGGGCGTCCGGGCGCGGCGCTGGTGACCGGCGCCTCCTCGGGCATCGGCGCCGCCGTGGCCCGGACGCTCTCCGCGAAGGGGTGGCGTCTCGTCCTCACCGGGCGGGACGCGGCACGCCTCCACCACGTCGCGGAACGGGCCCCGGCCTCGGTCTTCCCGGCGGACCTGACCCGGCCCGGCGCCGAGCGGCAGCTGACCCGGTTCGCCCTCGAGTACGCCGGTCGAGTGGATCTTCTGGTGGCCGGCGCCGGCATCGGCTGGGCCGGGGAGTTCCGCGCCATGCCCCCGTCCGCCCTCGAGGAGGTCGTCGAGGTGGACCTCCTGGCCACGCTGCGCCTGGTCCGTGAACTGGTGCCGCACATGGTGGAGGCGGGCTCCGGGCGCGTGGTGCTCATCGGGTCCGTCGCGGGGATGGTGGGCGTGCGGGGAGAGGCCGTGTACTCGGCGGCGAAGGCGGCGCTGGCCGTCTTCGCCGACGCCCTGCGGTACGAACTGCGCGGCAGCGGCGTCGCGGTCAGCCTGGTGGTGCCGGGGGTGGTGGACACTCCGTTCTTCGAGCGGCGCGGCGCCCCCTACCGGCGGGCGTGGCCCCGGCCGGTGCCGCCCGAGCGGGTCGCCGGCGCCGTGTGGAGCGCGGTCTCCCGGAGGCGGGACGAGGTCTACGTCCCCGGCTGGCTGCGGCTGCCCGTCCGGGTGCGCGGCGCGGCACCGGCCCTGTACCGGCGGCTCGCCACCGCGTTCGACTGA
- a CDS encoding DMT family transporter, which produces MLVVVLTLLAALSNASSSVLQRRAAAEEPEGGAGLRQAVRWLGRVLLRPHWVAGAGLLALSTVLQAAALGMGSLALVQPLMAAELLFTLVVGSVVFHRRPDPGIWLAFAALAVGLSLFLISAAPTVGRSTASAGLWTVAAGVVLGAVAVLVVTARAVRGAPRAALLGLASAVCFALTAALLKEMTGRFSDGLGALLASWPPYATVAAGAVAFLLLQSAFRAGTLAASQPALTLGDALVSVVLGWALFGEQIALGVRVVPAVAGVVLMGVGAAGLARAPLVSGSWDTAARRPGTDSVRPVP; this is translated from the coding sequence GTGCTGGTCGTCGTCCTGACCCTGCTGGCGGCGCTGTCCAACGCCTCGTCCTCGGTGCTGCAGCGGCGGGCCGCGGCGGAGGAACCGGAGGGAGGTGCGGGGCTGCGCCAGGCCGTCCGCTGGCTCGGGCGTGTGCTGCTGCGGCCCCATTGGGTGGCGGGTGCCGGGCTGCTCGCGCTGTCCACCGTTCTGCAGGCGGCGGCTCTGGGCATGGGCAGTCTCGCGCTGGTCCAGCCGCTCATGGCCGCCGAGTTGCTGTTCACCCTGGTCGTCGGCAGCGTGGTCTTCCACCGTCGGCCGGACCCCGGCATCTGGCTGGCGTTCGCCGCCCTGGCCGTCGGGCTGTCGCTGTTCCTGATCTCGGCCGCTCCCACCGTCGGCCGGTCCACGGCCTCCGCGGGGCTGTGGACGGTGGCCGCGGGGGTGGTGCTGGGTGCCGTGGCGGTGCTGGTGGTGACGGCCCGTGCGGTGCGGGGCGCGCCGCGCGCGGCGCTGCTGGGGCTGGCGTCCGCGGTCTGCTTCGCCCTGACCGCGGCGCTGCTCAAGGAAATGACCGGCAGGTTTTCGGACGGGCTGGGCGCCCTGCTGGCGTCGTGGCCCCCGTACGCCACCGTCGCCGCCGGAGCCGTCGCCTTTCTGCTGCTCCAGAGCGCGTTCCGGGCCGGGACGCTGGCGGCGTCCCAGCCCGCTCTGACCCTGGGTGACGCGCTGGTGAGCGTGGTGCTGGGGTGGGCGCTGTTCGGGGAGCAGATCGCGCTCGGTGTGCGGGTGGTGCCCGCGGTGGCCGGCGTGGTGCTCATGGGGGTGGGCGCCGCCGGGCTGGCCCGCGCCCCGTTGGTCTCCGGCAGCTGGGACACCGCGGCGCGGCGCCCGGGTACCGACTCGGTCCGGCCGGTGCCGTAG
- the hypE gene encoding hydrogenase expression/formation protein HypE → MSDTTGTVPGAVRQAEDTRPDMLNWTCPVPLRDQPRIVMGHGGGGALSAELVEQLFTPAFGGPAPEALTDSAALELGGAKLAFSTDSFVVRPLFFPGGSIGDLAVNGTVNDLAMSGARPAYLSCGFILEEGTGTDVVGRIAAAMGAAARAAGVEVVTGDTKVVEAGHGDGVYINTSGIGLIPPGVDLRPGRVVPGDVVLVSGAIGVHGVAIMSVREGLEFGVEILSDCAPLGGLVEAMLAVTPDLHALRDPTRGGLAASLNEIAAASGTGIVVRERAVPVPDAVTNACAVLGLDPMYVANEGKLVAFVPPAHADAVLAAMRAHPLGAEAAVIGEVTDAHPGMVVARTALGGTRVVDLPLGEQLPRIC, encoded by the coding sequence TTGTCTGACACCACCGGCACCGTCCCCGGCGCCGTCCGGCAGGCCGAGGACACCCGCCCGGACATGCTCAACTGGACCTGCCCCGTACCGCTGCGCGACCAGCCGCGGATCGTCATGGGCCACGGCGGCGGCGGAGCCCTGTCCGCCGAGCTCGTCGAGCAGCTCTTCACCCCCGCCTTCGGCGGCCCGGCACCGGAGGCGCTGACCGATTCCGCCGCCCTGGAACTCGGCGGGGCCAAGCTGGCCTTCTCCACCGACTCCTTCGTGGTGCGCCCGCTGTTCTTCCCCGGCGGCAGCATCGGGGACCTCGCGGTCAACGGCACCGTCAACGACCTCGCCATGAGCGGGGCCCGACCCGCCTATCTGTCCTGCGGCTTCATCCTCGAGGAGGGCACCGGCACGGACGTCGTCGGACGGATCGCCGCGGCGATGGGCGCCGCAGCCCGGGCCGCGGGGGTGGAAGTCGTCACCGGCGACACCAAGGTCGTCGAGGCCGGCCACGGCGACGGCGTCTACATCAACACCTCCGGCATCGGACTGATCCCCCCGGGCGTGGACCTGCGGCCGGGGCGGGTGGTCCCGGGGGACGTCGTCCTCGTCAGCGGGGCGATCGGCGTCCACGGGGTGGCGATCATGAGCGTGCGGGAGGGGCTGGAGTTCGGGGTGGAGATCCTGAGCGACTGCGCCCCGCTCGGCGGTCTCGTCGAGGCGATGCTCGCCGTCACACCCGACCTGCACGCCCTGCGGGACCCCACCCGCGGCGGACTGGCCGCCTCCCTCAACGAGATCGCCGCCGCCTCCGGCACCGGGATCGTGGTGCGGGAACGCGCCGTGCCGGTGCCCGACGCGGTGACCAACGCGTGCGCGGTCCTGGGGCTGGACCCGATGTACGTGGCCAACGAGGGGAAGCTCGTGGCGTTCGTGCCGCCCGCCCACGCGGACGCCGTCCTGGCCGCCATGCGCGCCCATCCCCTGGGCGCCGAGGCCGCGGTGATCGGCGAGGTGACCGACGCGCACCCCGGTATGGTCGTCGCCCGCACCGCGCTGGGCGGCACCAGGGTGGTGGACCTGCCCCTCGGCGAGCAGCTGCCGCGGATCTGCTGA
- a CDS encoding MGDG synthase family glycosyltransferase codes for MGAGHDTVAGELARRAREQGHEAQVVDLLRLLPHGLGTAVRLFYRSSVRHFPWAYAGLYHALFRPGPGRRPSGVPLARLAGGRLTDLVERTGADVVVPVFHLAAQLTGHLRARGCLRPPSAVFVIDFAVHRQWLHPGNDLYLCLTDEAARDVGRSTAVPAETAGPVVAPGFLAPAAGAAEWRLRFERYAPGRPPVVLSAGAWGAASALEGTARLLTAAGFLPVVLCGRNERLRARLAGVPGTFVPDWVTDMPGLLRAARVLVDNAAGQTAVQALASGLPVVGYRPLPGHGREGVRRMAALGVSEIAPDAGALLHALRRLSADGAYRDRRTARGRELFRGDALARVTALAGMPSG; via the coding sequence ATGGGAGCCGGCCACGACACGGTGGCCGGCGAACTCGCCCGCCGTGCCCGGGAACAGGGCCACGAGGCACAGGTCGTGGACCTCCTGCGGCTGCTTCCGCACGGCCTGGGCACCGCGGTGCGCCTCTTCTACCGGTCGTCGGTACGGCACTTCCCCTGGGCGTACGCGGGCCTCTACCACGCGCTGTTCCGCCCCGGTCCGGGCCGCCGCCCCAGTGGCGTCCCCCTCGCCCGGCTGGCGGGCGGCCGTCTGACGGACCTCGTGGAGCGGACGGGCGCCGACGTGGTGGTCCCGGTCTTCCACCTGGCCGCCCAACTGACCGGTCACCTGAGGGCCCGGGGGTGCCTGCGGCCCCCGAGCGCCGTCTTCGTGATCGATTTCGCCGTCCACCGGCAGTGGCTGCATCCCGGCAACGACCTGTACCTCTGCCTCACCGACGAGGCCGCGCGGGACGTGGGCCGGAGCACCGCGGTGCCCGCCGAGACGGCCGGACCGGTCGTGGCACCCGGCTTCCTCGCGCCGGCCGCCGGGGCCGCGGAGTGGCGACTGCGCTTCGAGCGGTACGCACCCGGCCGCCCGCCCGTGGTGCTCTCCGCCGGAGCCTGGGGCGCGGCTTCGGCGCTGGAGGGGACGGCTCGGCTGCTCACCGCCGCCGGTTTCCTCCCGGTCGTGCTGTGCGGCCGGAACGAACGCCTGCGGGCCCGCCTGGCCGGGGTTCCGGGCACGTTCGTACCGGACTGGGTCACCGACATGCCCGGCCTGCTGCGTGCGGCCCGCGTCCTGGTCGACAACGCCGCCGGTCAGACCGCCGTACAGGCTCTCGCCTCCGGGCTGCCCGTGGTGGGCTACCGCCCGCTGCCCGGGCACGGAAGGGAGGGGGTGCGACGGATGGCGGCGCTCGGCGTCTCGGAGATCGCCCCGGACGCCGGCGCCTTGCTGCACGCCCTGCGGCGGTTGTCGGCGGACGGCGCGTACCGGGACCGCCGGACCGCCCGCGGGCGGGAGCTCTTCCGGGGGGACGCACTGGCACGGGTGACCGCACTCGCCGGCATGCCCTCCGGGTGA
- a CDS encoding polysaccharide deacetylase family protein yields MPTSPGRSPGRSPARRAAAVLAPPAAVAAAHIAPAATWLPVVRRRLPRLAGVGRPGHVALTFDDGPDPGSTPCFLDALEALGVRATFFVLGDSVVRHPSVVRETVRRGHELAVHGWSHDRPWRPAPADDVRALLRAAGAVRELTGRYPRWYRPPYGVLTSGRWAAARAAGLRPVLWTAWGRDWTAGATPASVCSAVAAGLRGGGTVLLHDTDRMSAPGCWRAALGALPGIVDGCRDAGLSVGPLAEHEVPPAVPRSRSR; encoded by the coding sequence ATGCCCACGTCCCCCGGTCGCTCCCCCGGTCGCTCCCCCGCCCGGCGCGCGGCGGCCGTGCTGGCTCCGCCCGCCGCCGTCGCCGCGGCGCACATCGCCCCGGCGGCCACCTGGCTGCCCGTGGTGCGCCGTCGTCTCCCCCGTCTCGCCGGTGTCGGGCGTCCCGGCCACGTCGCGCTGACCTTCGACGACGGGCCCGATCCCGGGTCCACCCCGTGCTTCCTCGACGCGCTGGAGGCGCTCGGGGTCCGGGCGACCTTCTTCGTCCTGGGCGACAGCGTCGTACGGCATCCCTCCGTGGTGCGGGAGACCGTCCGCCGCGGGCACGAACTGGCCGTGCACGGCTGGAGCCACGACCGTCCCTGGCGGCCGGCCCCGGCGGACGACGTGCGTGCCCTGCTGCGGGCGGCCGGCGCGGTCCGGGAGCTGACGGGCCGGTACCCCCGCTGGTACCGCCCGCCCTACGGCGTCCTCACCTCCGGGCGCTGGGCGGCCGCCCGCGCGGCGGGTCTGCGGCCGGTGCTGTGGACCGCCTGGGGCAGGGACTGGACGGCCGGGGCCACCCCGGCGTCGGTGTGCTCGGCCGTCGCGGCCGGTCTGCGCGGCGGCGGCACCGTCCTCCTGCACGACACGGACAGGATGTCGGCCCCGGGCTGCTGGCGGGCCGCGCTCGGTGCCCTGCCCGGCATCGTGGACGGCTGCCGCGATGCGGGCCTGTCGGTCGGCCCGCTCGCCGAACACGAGGTGCCTCCCGCCGTGCCCCGGTCCCGGTCCCGGTGA
- a CDS encoding cryptochrome/photolyase family protein, which produces MTVAVVLFTSDLRLHDHPPLRAALAAADEVVPLFVRDPGVHAAGFDAPNRSAFLADCLADLDASLRRRGGRLVVRAGPVVREVRALAAECRAVEVHMAAGVTGYAQRREERLREELGDHGVALRVHDGVITAVAAGAVTPAGSDHYAVFTPYFRRWSQERLRDTCPTPRTVRVPEAVRGEPLPSRDGLSGLSPGLPSGGETRGRERFSRWAREELSGYEDHHDDLAGDATSRLSPYLHFGALSPVELVRRARAHGGPGADAFVRQLCWRDFHHQVLAARPAASALDYRTRHDRWRTEEEASEDIAAWREGRTGYPVVDAAMRQLRHEGWMHNRARLLAAGFLAKTLYVDWRIGARHFLDLLVDGDIVNNQLNWQWVAGTGTDTRPHRVLNPVTQGRRLDPRGAYVRRWVPELREVAGKRVHEPWLLPEDERARLDYPGPLIGLADGLARFKHARGRD; this is translated from the coding sequence ATGACCGTCGCGGTCGTCCTGTTCACCTCGGACCTGCGTCTGCACGACCATCCCCCGCTGCGCGCCGCCCTCGCGGCGGCGGACGAGGTGGTGCCGTTGTTCGTACGCGACCCGGGTGTCCACGCGGCCGGCTTCGACGCGCCCAACCGCAGCGCCTTCCTCGCCGACTGCCTGGCCGACCTGGACGCCTCACTGCGCCGGCGCGGCGGCCGGCTGGTGGTGCGTGCGGGGCCGGTCGTACGGGAGGTCCGCGCGCTCGCCGCGGAGTGCCGAGCCGTTGAGGTGCACATGGCCGCCGGGGTCACCGGGTACGCCCAGCGCCGGGAGGAGCGGCTGCGCGAGGAACTCGGCGACCACGGCGTGGCACTGCGCGTGCACGACGGCGTGATCACCGCCGTGGCGGCGGGGGCGGTGACTCCGGCCGGCTCCGATCACTACGCCGTGTTCACGCCCTACTTCCGCCGCTGGTCGCAGGAGCGGCTGCGGGACACCTGTCCGACACCGCGCACCGTACGCGTCCCGGAGGCGGTGCGCGGTGAGCCGCTGCCGTCCCGCGACGGGCTGTCCGGCCTCTCCCCGGGCCTGCCGTCCGGCGGGGAGACACGGGGGCGTGAGCGGTTCTCCCGGTGGGCCCGCGAGGAACTGTCCGGGTACGAGGACCACCACGACGACCTGGCGGGCGACGCGACCTCCCGGTTGTCGCCGTACCTGCACTTCGGAGCCCTCTCGCCGGTGGAACTCGTCCGGCGGGCCCGCGCGCACGGCGGGCCCGGGGCGGACGCGTTCGTGCGCCAGTTGTGCTGGCGCGACTTCCACCACCAGGTGCTGGCGGCACGGCCGGCGGCCTCCGCCCTGGACTACCGCACCCGGCACGACCGGTGGCGCACCGAGGAGGAGGCGTCCGAGGACATCGCCGCGTGGCGGGAGGGCCGTACCGGGTACCCGGTCGTCGACGCGGCGATGCGCCAGCTGCGTCACGAGGGCTGGATGCACAACCGGGCACGCCTGCTGGCAGCCGGTTTCCTGGCCAAGACCCTGTACGTGGACTGGCGGATCGGCGCCCGGCACTTCCTCGACCTGCTCGTGGACGGCGACATCGTCAACAACCAGCTCAACTGGCAGTGGGTCGCCGGGACCGGCACCGACACCCGCCCCCACCGCGTGCTCAACCCGGTCACGCAGGGCAGACGCCTCGACCCGCGGGGCGCGTACGTACGCCGCTGGGTGCCGGAACTACGGGAGGTGGCGGGCAAGCGCGTCCATGAACCGTGGCTGCTGCCCGAGGACGAACGCGCGCGCCTGGACTACCCCGGGCCGCTGATCGGCCTCGCGGACGGCCTGGCGCGGTTCAAGCACGCACGCGGCCGGGACTGA